In a genomic window of Scyliorhinus torazame isolate Kashiwa2021f chromosome 5, sScyTor2.1, whole genome shotgun sequence:
- the LOC140418482 gene encoding uncharacterized protein, which yields MEKRRKCGDCGKGFRAPSQLEIHRCSHTGERPFTCSQCEKGFTRVSKLQTHQRVHTGERPFTCSQCGKGFAKGSQLQTHQRVHTGERPFTCSQCGKGFSQGSNLRRHQRVHTGERPFTCSQCGKGFAQGSQLQTHQRFHTGERPFTCSQCGKGFTEASILRKHQRVHTGETSFICSLCGERFSQLSRLRKHQRVHTGEKPFTCSQCGKGFTQVTGLRRHQRVHTGERPFICSRCGKGFSQVSNLRRHQRVRTGETPSTSRCETGLHVSSHLL from the coding sequence atggagaaacggaggaaatgtggggactgtgggaagggattcagagccccatctcagctggagattcatcgatgcagtcacactggggagaggccattcacctgctctcaatgtgagaaaggatttactcgagtatccaaactacagacacatcagcgagttcacactggggagaggccattcacctgctctcaatgtgggaaaggatttgctaaaggatcccagctgcagacacaccagcgagttcacactggggagaggccattcacctgctctcaatgtgggaaaggattttctcaaggatccaacctgcggagacaccagcgagttcacactggggagaggccattcacctgctctcagtgtggaaaaggatttgctcaaggatcccagctgcagacacaccagcgatttcacaccggagagaggccgttcacctgctctcagtgtgggaaaggatttactgaagcatctatactacggaaacaccagcgagttcacactggggagacgtcgttcatctgctctctttgtggggagagattcagtcagttatcccgcctgcggaaacatcagcgagttcacactggggagaagccattcacctgctctcagtgtgggaagggattcactcaagtaaccggcctgcggagacaccagcgagttcacactggggagagaccattcatctgctctcggtgtgggaaaggatttagtcaagtatcaaacctgcggagacaccagcgagttcgcactggggagacgccgtccacctctcgatgtgagacgggattgcatgtttcatcgcatctgctgtga